The following proteins are co-located in the Diaphorobacter sp. HDW4B genome:
- a CDS encoding MFS transporter — MKAASSSSRNLALGALTGAYVLSQFYRSYVAVIATQLIDDLRLSPQMFGLFAGALYFTFAIAQLPLGLAFDRYGVRRPVLLCMAIGSVGALALPLTHSVPIAILAHIGLGIGCAPLYMGLLNYVLKSGNGAEQVRIVTRSSAMGYVGAVAAGLPLAWGVATMGWRWSLGVVGLLMVLATVCVALTLHEDAMPDNAEKKAASESMDSGGMSMSSRIAFAALIPVSFALISGGTFRMSWGGPYFADIFQFDVVQRGYAMTAASLLAMCWALSISRVLRVITVKTLVLCAFAVGVVSALILAQWPAQSAWIGVTLVCVLFCVGSIHSLVMSQARSVVPQRQLGLWLGVLNTMVFLGVAVSNSAFGWIAEQAARSGIAGGAMYSRLFLFTALVMLIGWLGATLSPNIPQSPPQPRKG; from the coding sequence ATGAAGGCTGCAAGTTCGTCATCGAGAAATCTGGCACTGGGCGCGCTCACCGGCGCCTATGTGCTCAGCCAGTTCTATCGCAGCTATGTGGCGGTGATCGCCACGCAGCTGATCGACGATCTTCGTCTGTCTCCGCAGATGTTCGGCCTGTTTGCCGGGGCCTTGTATTTCACCTTCGCGATTGCGCAGTTGCCACTCGGTCTGGCGTTCGACCGATATGGCGTGCGGCGGCCAGTGCTGCTTTGCATGGCGATTGGCAGCGTGGGCGCGCTGGCGTTGCCGCTCACGCACAGTGTGCCAATTGCGATTCTTGCGCACATCGGTTTGGGCATTGGCTGCGCGCCGCTGTACATGGGGTTGCTCAACTACGTGCTCAAGTCCGGCAACGGTGCGGAGCAGGTGCGCATCGTCACGCGCTCCAGCGCCATGGGCTATGTGGGCGCGGTGGCGGCAGGGTTGCCGTTGGCCTGGGGTGTGGCGACGATGGGCTGGCGCTGGTCGCTGGGCGTGGTCGGTTTGCTGATGGTGCTGGCCACCGTGTGCGTTGCGCTTACCTTGCATGAAGACGCCATGCCCGACAATGCAGAAAAGAAGGCTGCTTCGGAAAGTATGGATTCCGGCGGCATGTCGATGTCGTCACGCATTGCATTTGCTGCGCTCATTCCGGTGAGTTTTGCGCTGATTTCCGGCGGCACCTTCCGCATGTCCTGGGGCGGGCCTTACTTTGCCGACATCTTTCAGTTCGATGTGGTGCAGCGCGGATATGCGATGACCGCCGCCAGCTTGTTGGCCATGTGCTGGGCGCTGTCGATCTCGCGCGTGTTGCGTGTCATCACTGTGAAGACCTTGGTGCTGTGCGCGTTTGCGGTGGGCGTGGTGTCGGCGCTGATTCTGGCGCAGTGGCCCGCGCAAAGCGCGTGGATTGGCGTCACCCTCGTATGCGTGCTTTTCTGTGTGGGATCGATCCATTCGCTGGTGATGTCGCAGGCGCGTTCGGTGGTTCCGCAGCGTCAGCTTGGCCTGTGGCTGGGCGTGCTCAACACCATGGTGTTTCTGGGCGTGGCAGTGAGCAACAGCGCCTTTGGCTGGATCGCCGAACAGGCAGCACGCAGTGGAATAGCAGGCGGCGCCATGTATTCGCGGCTGTTTCTTTTCACCGCTTTGGTGATGCTCATCGGCTGGCTGGGTGCAACGCTCAGCCCGAACATTCCGCAGTCCCCACCTCAGCCGCGCAAGGGCTGA
- a CDS encoding GNAT family N-acetyltransferase, translated as MRDIQSDDYPFLRNLFRDLRARELSVTDWPQAQKDGFCDSQFELQDRHYRSHYEHAHYFVIERDGAHGREAIGRIYVNADLEFVGLMEITILSHLRGQRIGSTLMHWLTSLADANGQSMRLFVEPDNPARNLYERNGFVAGEMQGPYLEMSRPAISRIAT; from the coding sequence TTGCGCGACATTCAAAGTGACGACTATCCCTTTCTGCGCAACCTCTTTCGTGACTTGCGCGCGCGCGAGCTTTCGGTCACGGACTGGCCGCAAGCGCAGAAAGACGGATTCTGCGATTCGCAATTCGAGTTGCAGGATCGTCACTACCGCAGCCACTACGAGCATGCACATTACTTTGTGATCGAGCGCGATGGAGCGCATGGTCGCGAGGCCATTGGCCGTATCTACGTCAATGCCGATCTTGAATTTGTCGGGCTGATGGAAATCACCATCCTCTCTCACCTTCGCGGCCAAAGAATCGGCAGCACGCTGATGCACTGGCTCACGTCACTGGCCGATGCGAATGGGCAATCGATGCGACTGTTCGTCGAACCAGACAACCCAGCGCGCAATCTGTATGAACGCAACGGTTTCGTGGCCGGAGAAATGCAAGGGCCTTATCTTGAAATGAGCAGGCCAGCCATTTCGCGCATCGCGACTTGA
- a CDS encoding GNAT family N-acetyltransferase: MSARTNEFGQPIGPAMPDWTPRAQPSGVTLKGLFCQLEPIDASKHAAELFAAYRTAPQGWTYMVAGPFEREEDYRAYAETIAKSTDPRHYAVIDLKSGKAVGTLSLMRIDPNSGVIEVGNVMFSPLLQQTPISTEAQYLLMAYAFDQLGYRRYEWKCDALNAPSRTTADRLGFTFEGVFRQAVMYKGRSRDTAWFSIIDAEWPKVKAGFESWLAADNYTADGKQKQSLKALRG; this comes from the coding sequence ATGTCCGCACGCACCAACGAATTCGGTCAACCCATCGGCCCCGCCATGCCTGATTGGACGCCCCGCGCACAGCCCTCCGGCGTCACGCTCAAGGGGCTCTTTTGCCAGTTGGAGCCGATCGATGCGAGCAAGCATGCTGCCGAACTGTTCGCCGCTTACCGCACTGCGCCACAGGGCTGGACCTACATGGTCGCAGGTCCGTTCGAGCGCGAGGAGGACTACCGCGCCTACGCCGAGACTATCGCCAAAAGCACCGATCCGCGCCACTATGCGGTGATCGATCTGAAGTCCGGCAAAGCGGTGGGCACCTTGTCGCTGATGCGCATCGACCCGAACAGCGGCGTGATCGAGGTGGGCAATGTGATGTTTTCGCCGCTGCTGCAGCAGACGCCGATTTCCACCGAAGCGCAATATCTGCTCATGGCCTACGCTTTTGACCAACTGGGGTATCGCCGTTATGAATGGAAATGCGATGCGCTGAACGCACCTTCGCGCACCACGGCGGACCGGCTGGGTTTCACGTTCGAAGGAGTTTTCCGTCAGGCCGTGATGTACAAGGGCCGCAGCCGCGATACGGCGTGGTTCTCCATCATCGATGCCGAGTGGCCCAAGGTGAAGGCGGGCTTTGAATCCTGGCTGGCTGCGGATAACTACACTGCCGACGGCAAGCAGAAGCAATCGCTGAAGGCGCTGCGCGGTTGA
- a CDS encoding PLP-dependent aminotransferase family protein — MPPEELLADPLIALLTKSPLSRQPSADSLQRQLQQHIRSAILNGRLPSDTRLPGSRTLALALGISRNSVTAAYELLGAEGFIHLSRQGTTVAALAKTQASTSKTARAKNDKALPAIARRAAHIRDNGMSASESLAFRPGVPALSRFPLTLWKRCLDKAIQQAGVNALGYGHPLGEQALRVAIANHLAVARGVRCEPEQVVITEGAQEALTLCMRLVANPGDTAWVEDPGYRGAQTAMACGDLKIVPMRVDQDGICAPEAAWKTHPPRVIYTTPSHQYPLGSVLSAARRLDLIAKAEQHSAWIIEDDYDSEFRHSGEPIGAMQGLVPHAPVLYAGTFSKTLFPALRLGFLVLPEALLQRAQVLLRETLRGGHRFEQLALAEFIASGQFTRHLGRMRRLYRSRQSVLREAIATHFSKIPHRISGGDSGMHLTVQLPHEYCDSTICDAARAYDMAPAPLSRFALKPTSDDNGLVLGYGNTSESRIPTLVKRLAQLIGESVVSNGVRR; from the coding sequence ATGCCGCCCGAAGAACTGCTGGCCGATCCGCTGATCGCCCTGCTCACCAAATCGCCATTGTCTCGCCAGCCCAGCGCAGACTCGCTTCAACGTCAGTTGCAGCAGCATATCCGCAGTGCGATTCTGAATGGCAGACTGCCCTCCGACACCCGCCTGCCCGGCTCGCGCACGCTCGCCTTGGCGCTTGGCATCTCGCGCAACAGCGTGACTGCAGCATATGAGTTGTTGGGCGCAGAAGGCTTCATCCATTTGAGCCGCCAAGGCACGACCGTTGCAGCGCTCGCCAAAACGCAGGCAAGCACCAGCAAAACCGCACGCGCAAAGAACGACAAAGCCCTGCCCGCCATCGCCAGGCGCGCGGCCCACATCCGCGACAACGGCATGTCCGCATCCGAGTCGCTCGCCTTCCGCCCTGGCGTTCCCGCACTCTCGCGCTTTCCGCTCACGCTGTGGAAGCGCTGCCTCGACAAGGCCATTCAACAAGCTGGCGTGAATGCGCTCGGTTATGGCCATCCGCTCGGAGAGCAGGCACTTCGCGTCGCCATCGCCAACCACCTGGCCGTTGCGCGCGGCGTGCGTTGCGAGCCCGAACAAGTCGTCATCACCGAAGGCGCGCAGGAAGCCCTCACGCTCTGCATGCGGCTCGTGGCCAACCCCGGCGACACCGCATGGGTCGAAGACCCTGGCTACCGTGGCGCACAAACCGCCATGGCCTGCGGCGACCTGAAAATCGTGCCCATGCGCGTCGATCAGGACGGCATCTGTGCACCAGAAGCCGCCTGGAAAACCCATCCCCCGCGCGTCATCTACACCACGCCATCGCACCAGTACCCGCTCGGCTCGGTGCTCAGCGCAGCGCGCCGGCTCGACCTGATCGCCAAAGCCGAGCAGCACAGCGCATGGATCATCGAGGACGATTACGACAGCGAGTTCCGCCACTCCGGCGAGCCGATCGGCGCCATGCAAGGCCTTGTGCCACACGCACCCGTGCTCTATGCGGGCACCTTCAGCAAGACGCTGTTCCCTGCCCTGCGCCTTGGATTTCTCGTGCTGCCCGAGGCACTGCTCCAGCGCGCGCAAGTGCTGCTGCGCGAGACATTGCGTGGCGGCCATCGTTTTGAACAACTGGCTTTGGCCGAGTTCATCGCCAGCGGCCAGTTCACCCGTCACCTGGGCCGAATGCGGCGGCTGTATCGTTCGCGCCAAAGCGTGCTGCGCGAAGCGATTGCCACGCATTTTTCGAAGATTCCGCACCGCATTTCAGGGGGTGACAGCGGCATGCATTTGACGGTGCAACTTCCACACGAATACTGCGACTCGACCATCTGCGACGCCGCACGCGCTTACGACATGGCACCTGCGCCGCTGTCGCGATTTGCGTTGAAACCGACGAGCGACGACAACGGGTTGGTGCTGGGTTATGGCAACACGTCCGAATCTCGGATTCCGACATTGGTGAAGCGGCTTGCGCAATTGATTGGTGAATCTGTGGTTTCCAACGGAGTGCGCCGGTAG